In the Dermochelys coriacea isolate rDerCor1 chromosome 23, rDerCor1.pri.v4, whole genome shotgun sequence genome, gaggacagGGCAGTGGTAGGGGGTTttgaggaggggcggggggaggacagggcagtgggggggttgaggaggggcagggggtgggggctggaggtggacagggcagcagtggggggttttgaggaggggctgggggaggacagggcagctgtggggggtTTTGAAGAGGGCTGGAGGAGGACAGGGCAGTGGGAGGtttggaggaggggctgggggaggacagggcagctgtggggggggggttgaggaggGGCTGAAGGTGAGTGGAAGGTGGGAGTGGGGCCCtgtggctcagtgggggaagGCCGAGTTGCAGCCCAGTGCTGGTAACCCCCCCTCCACCGCTCCCCGCAGTGGTCCCCTTCGAGGAGGTGTGGAGCCGCAGTTACTGCCGTGCCCTGGAGACCCTGGTGGACGTGCTGGGCGAGTTCCCGCAAGAAGCTGAGCACGTGTTCAAGCCGTCCTGTGTCCCGCTGCGGCGCTGCGCGGGCTGCTGCGGCGACGAGGACCTGGAGTGCGTCGCCGTGGAGACCCGCCCCGTGGCCATGCAGGtgggcctgggggtggaggggcactcAGACCCCCAGGCTCTGGCCCTGTCCTGTGTAGGGCTGTGGCTGGCAAATGACCCCCCCCAACCACGGGGGAGTGCCGGCGCCCAGTACTGACAGGACAGGAGACCTTGGCTCTACTaggcccatctagcccggtatctgGCCTCCTGCATTGACTGGTCCCAGCTGCCTTGGGGGAaggtgcacagagccccctggtgGTTAATTCTGGAATAATCTGGCTGAGGATGGAGGGCAGGAGTGAGGGCGGTTCATCCTCTGACCCTGTGGAGTGTAACCGGCTGTTCCCTGGGCCAGAGGCACGTCTGGCCAGCTCTGGCTTCTGCTCGGCTCTTGGCCTGGCTGAGACCTTGTGGCGGTGAGTTCTACAGGCTGCTGGTGCCCTAGCATGGGACAGTAACTCCTCgtttaacgttgtagttatgctcctgaaaaatgctactttaagcgaaatgatgttaagcgaatccaatttccccataagaattaatgtaaatgggggggttaggtacCAGAGAAatttttttgcaggaaaaaaagacattctctctctccacacacacacacacacacacacacacacacacacacacagagtataagttttaaacaagcaatttaatcctgtacacagcaatgatgattgtgaagcttgattgTGGTGCTGaggtcagagggtgggatatttcccaggaacGCCTTCCTGCTAAATCAAAACAAtgaggcgtccttgtggcaccttagagactaacacatttatttgggcatttagCTTACTGCTAactgatgaactagcattcggctgagccctcCAGGGTTAACGCATTGTTGTTAATggagcctcacactctacaaggggGCACGAATGGAGGGacgggagacagcatggcagagagagaccgacaccctgtgtgtgagagagagatggcattgcccctttaaggaggctgacaccactctaagtacattgcccttttaagtagatcagcaagttgagacagcaggtGCTGCCggcaagctccctccctcctgatcCCTGTTGTGTCTGtgttccccgcccccctccaccgctctatggagatggggtacaggagtggggggagggggtcaccctgacattagcacccctcttccccccacctctgtacagcaagcaggaggctcccagagcagctcccaggcagagggcaggagcagcacagggcagtgcagggagggacagctgaaccgctggcaattggtagcctgctgggtgcgcacagggaacttaggggagctgatgggggggctgccggtccaccctggttcgaagcccccaccagctcactccaaggggctgctctttctgcaagcggTGGACAAAGCAGatggctgccaaacaatgttgtAAGGGAGCAtcgcacaactttaaacgagcctgttccctaatagatcagcaacgaaacaacgttaaccgggacgactttaagtgcgGAGTTACTGTATGTATTCTCTGTATTATGGTAGGGCCTAGGGGCCACGGGCAGATTCCTTGGAGCACTTCCCCCACCAGCTCCCTGTCCCTGGTAGCCCCCCAGCCTGGCCAGTACTTGGCCTTGCTGCTGCCCAGGAGAACTGAGCTTGAGCAGCTGATTGCCGGCCCAGGGGCAGGCATGGGCGGGCTGGGCGACAGGGTACCAGTGAGCTGCATCCTCCCACCAGGTCGTCCGCCTCAGCCCGATCCAGGGGAAGAGTCAGCAGGAGGAGATGAGGTTCACAGAGCACAGCCGCTGcgcctgcaggtgagggggggCACGGCCGGCATGTGCAGGTGGGGGGGGTATGGCTGGCATGTGCAGATGAGGGGGGGCATCGctggcacgttcaggggagggggcacatgGCCAGCATATGCAGGTGAGGGAGCCCTGTGGCCGGGTACAAGCACAGGTGGAACACAGGTAGATGGAGGAGGGGGGGGTGCAGCTTGTGGGGGGGTAGAGGCACATGGCtggtgcctgctttgagcagggggttggacttagtgacctcctgaggtcccttctaaccctaatcttctatgattctctgtctGGGGTGGTGGACAGTGTGGCCAGTGGGGGTCAGTGCCTGTGTGAGGGAGAAGGTGCCGATGcatgtgctgggggtgggttgtGACCAGTGCAGGGGACGGAAGCCTGTGGGTGTAGAGGGCAGCTGCCCTGTTCATTCAGCCCCCCTCAAGGACTCGCTGTTGGTTCCCAGACTGGTCCTGAGTCCCACCAGAGCTCAGTCGGGGTCCCAGCTCCAggaccctgggggtgggggttccatACCCTGCGCACCATTCCCCACAGGGAGACATGTCCCTGGCTGGACTCGGCTCCCTACCCCCCTTACCAGCGTGTCTCTGCTTTCAGGCCTCGGAGGAAACGATTGAAAAGTGAGAGGTAGGTGCTGGTCTGGGGTGGGAGAGCCcggggggggctccctggggcaCCAGTGGTTCCttgagaggggtggggagggaaacgGGGGGCTCCCTGTGGTGTACTGGGTTCATTggggggctgggtagggaagcagggggggttcAACAGGTTCCTCGGGGGCCGGGGAGGGAAGCAGGTGGAATTGGGCTCTTTGGTGATGGGGAGATTCCCTAGAAAATTTGATGAATTGGGAGAGAGACTCCCAgccgcagtggggggaggggagagatggacAGACACGGTGAGAGAGGGTGAGCACAAATCAGGAAATAGCGGGGAGGGggatcccccttcccccaccctacaCTTTAGCATGGCCAGGGTCTTTGGTGCAGGGCTAGGGCCATGTCTGGGacctcagggctctggctggtgccaaGTGGGTGCCATGATCTGTAGCTTTGGGGTGCAGGTGCCATTCCCCCTCTGGGCCCTAAGTTCCCTGGGCAGGTGCCCCAAACCTTGGGGGGGGCATGGCAGAGCTGCAGGatgtggggtgagggaagggagcCCTCAGAGCAGGGCAGGTAGCCTGGCATGCAGAGTaactccccccacctcttccagaGACAGCAAGAGAGGGGCCAGGAGGAGACCTCGGGAGCCGggccctgtgcccctccccacccccctgtaTGTACACACCAGGGCATGGGGGACAGAGGGGCTGGTATGGGGGGCAATGGTGTGGGCACCTTGGAATGCAAAGGCtgctgggagttggggggaggggaagagactgcTGTGGTTTCAGGGGGGTTGGGCTCCAGCCCCCATGGCCCTCACTCACTCTCCCTCCATCCCACGGAGTCTGGCCAGCACGGGGGGACACCAGCCAAGGCgcccagcctctctccctgggCCCTGCACTCTGGGGCTCTCAGCTTCTCCAGGTGAGTCCCAGCCGACTCGGGAATCGGGGTGAGCGGATCGCGGGGGGCGTTTCTCCAATGGGGGGGTGGGCACACGCGGGGCGGATGGTGGGGGTGATGGACCCCAGGGAGGCCCTGTCCTCGTCACGCTccaccctcccctcttccccctggtcCGGGTCTGCTGCATGAGGCCATTGTGTGTGTTTCCCCCACAGATGGCAGCCCCCATTGCAGAGGGAGCCAAGGAGCTGAGGCCAAGGCCCGGGGTGAAGGAACCGGTCCTGCGCCCAGGTGGGGGTACAGGGTGCAGCCCTCGATGCAGACTGGAGCTGGGACCACCTCCAGCACCCAGTGAACGAGCCCACATGAAGcgcccaggctggggggctggtgACCCCCCACATGAGAGGGGCAAGGGGTGATGCCTCTAGGGCAGTGGCGGGAGGGGACTTGCTCTCAAGAGGCTGCTGTTCCAGGGAGTTCTGCCCAGGGTGGCCAGGGGCTCCCAGGTTGACGTCGGGGGGGTAGGCAGGATGGGGAATTGAGGACCTGAACTGCTGGCAAAGGGAGCTtcaggccaggtgccccagggccaggagcagatggtGTGTAGATGGGGGTTTGGTCCCACACCCCTTTCCAGCAATGGGAGGCCAGGAtccagccccctcacctcccagaTAGGAGCCAGGTCCCCCGCATGGGCGCAGGAGCCGCCCGTAGCGAGATGCTCTGGGCAGCGCGTTCCTGGGCCACGTCTGCTCAGCTCCTGAGCCGGTGAATTCTGGGGGACTGCGACGCCCAGCCTGGCCTCCCCTGTTCTTAGGCTGCAGAGAGCTCATGTATAACCCATGCACAGATACTGAACCCACAATaaaccccctctcctccctgccctgttGTGAGTGTCTCCTCGCCTGGCTGACGCCCCAGCTCCACTGGTGCATGATGGATGGGTGGAGGGGGGTAGCCCAGAGACCCCCAGAACGAGCACACCTGTGACATGATGCCAGGGGCCCTGTGGGTGGGTGGTGTGACCCACAGATCCTGGCAGCAGGCTGGGCGAGGGAAGAGGTAGTTGCTCTGTCGTGGGGGGAAAGGTGGAGGCTGTTGGGGACTCCGGGTTGGGTTGCCAGGTTATGTTGGCACAGATGTGGGTTCCCTGGTTTCACACCCCAAGAGCATTTATTAAATGCCACTCATGGCACAGGACCGCCCTGCCCCCATCTGTACAGTCATCAGGGGGCACAGCATGGCCTCAGCTTTGGGGTTCAATCCCTTCCTGGTCTCCCCCAAACTAGCTCCTACCCCTGTGCCTTGAGAACCAGCAGGCCCAGCCTCTGAGCCTGACCCACGCAGACAGATGGGGCAGCTCAGACAGCTGATCTGGTCCCAGCACCGGCCCATTGCGCCCGCCCCGAGAGGGGGGGaggatgcagggggtgggggaaggatccTGTCCCCCCCgcctgctttgttccaggtggaaCTGCTGGGGTTGCACCGCGCTGTGACAGAGCAAGCTGCAGAACGCTCCCCCCCTGAGCAGTGGCGGGGGCAGATTGTGACCCTCCCCACCACATCGgcctctgggggcaggggggatgatTGGGGCATTTTGACCCAGCTGAAATAGTGCCTGGGGCTGGGCAGGCATGAGTGCGCGGATCCTTTGGCCGGCGTCTGGAACGGTGCAGCTGACGCATGGACGAACTGAGGGACAGACACACGGACACCACGCTGCGGCTGCTTGCACAGTGCCGCAGCCAGGCTGTCGCGGTAGCGTTGCAGTGCAGACACTTCCTCCGTTGACGGAAGGGGTTTGTGCAGCGCTGTAGCCAGGTCGCTAGAAGAATCCTTTCCTGTGCTTAGCCACGGCTACACGGGAGGTTCATCGCCCTAACGATGGTGCTCAGAGCGTGACGTTTTTCACAGGCCAGAGTGATTTAGGTCAGTctaatttttcagtgtagaccaggccccatGGAGGGGGACAGATGGAGTGGGACACCCAAGTggatacacagagagagagagacacggaGGAGGAACGAACGTGGACATGGAGGGTGACACTCACGTGATCCACACAAAGCAATACAGGTGGAGGGACATGCACGTGCGCACACGTTACTGGCTCAGCACACGCTACTTGTGTTGTCGAAGGACAGAACAGGACTTGGCTGGCGGAGGCAGGTGTGGTCCATGCAGTACAGACTGTGGCGTGGGCTCTGACTTGACCCCAGCACAGGCCCGGTGCTACGGTGTGATGCCATCTTGCTGCCCCCTCAGGGCTGGGCAGTTTGTCCTCAGAGCCATTTGCAGCCACTCAGCCTGAGAGTCTGGGGAAAGCTCTCCCCCAACTCCCTGAATGTCACATGCTGGAGCAGAATGTCCCTGTGCTATCAGCTTTGGGGcatgctcatttattaggataACTCTTCGGGGCGGGGTGGCGGGGTTCTGTatttctatcaatgtactgcttgtatCACTTGTTCTCATtcggagctctacttctccctgctgcaagttctcTCCCAATTGAACTATCCTGTGGGACCTAGATTCCCCAGGgttgggttcctccagccccagaatcagacaaacacacacacggacacagacacacacacactaatagaGCATGTCTGAGAGCactgggttaatcagcactccccaGCAGAcgccttatatgtccctggactcagcagagTGGGTCAAActgcacctccaagctgtcacctTCATATGTCTCTGGTTCAGCACGTCGCTAcccccactttcacattacaattgttctggtagtgactcacttgatgagcaaaccccacaggatttttgggtgctgcagggatcttttagcttaggtacgaggagcgttgctgcagagcaaatgaggaaaccaaaaaacacccacgaggtcgggggagagagagcacgctgaattctcaccactccatgaagcaTGAATCGATCAggggtcccaggtggtggtgggtaagtgagggtctggagtgctgcggacaggcagagcccccagcatgatcagtcaggagaagataaAGTCCCAATGGAAcggatgcagattttggatccaggcatcagaacactttcTTGAGCATGAGTAGGatttttttgtagagaaacaacaatggttcaagggagaagactagatttgtttatgtgtaaacaaGGAACACtatcaaagttgttttgttcaggctagataggggagctgatcattcctggctatggacGGTGTTCCTtagagggagctcacaatgcaattagagagcttcactattttggataccaataaaggatttattactagaattggtctgataactactgagcttggtgtgtgcaggcatgggttcattaacatctggagcagagatcccccatcattcAGTGCTTCCCTGGTCCCAGAGTTCTGTGCAGTTCTTgctttggaatctctgttctccattctgtatgctaacagagatgcctccttgtcccatcgtccatgcaaatgaggctaggggagtttcctgaatcctgtcacccttgtccagaGAGGTTTAGGTGTGTCCcacactgccttttcattgctttttgtacgTCTTTCTTCTGATGCAGATTTGGTTTAAGCAgaggcagaacaaggagcaatggtctccagttgcagtgggggtggtctaggtgggatattaggaaacactatttcactagaagggtggtgaagcactgcaatgggttacctagggaggtgggggaatctccatccttagaggtttttaaggcccagcttgacaaagccttggctgggatgatttatttggggttggtcctgctttgagcaggggattggactagatacctcctgaggtctcttccaaccctaatattctatgaggCAGGaggggtgtctttcatgagtcagacaggctgggtactgtgccctggttccccaagaacagaGCTGCTAGGTAACACCTGTTCTTCCCCAAGTCACCCCTGGAGTAAGGGGGGGTGGGAATATGCAGGAGGCCAGATAGGGGGTGTAGactgggaggtggtggaatctccttccatagaagtttttaaggtcaggcttgacaaagccctggctgggatgatttagttgggattgatcctgctttgagaagggggttggactagatgacctcctgaggtcccttctaaccctgatattctatgattaggccggccatactaggtcagagcaatggtcctgCTAGCCAAGTATCCTGCCTCAGTAATGGACAAATACTATCATTAGGTTTCCTTTTGTTctaagtattcttaaaatgagtTTTTGTCCTTAACTCGGCTGGCCGTAGATAatctccttgtgtccttttgcttcccttagcaattttctacaattcctagcatCTAATTTATATTTTCCCCCAGATGTtacatattgtatttttttatagctgctttcacatCTCTAAGccaggttgttggtttttttccacctGAATAGCCTTTATTTCTTGCTTGGGGAATCTGGgcttttttgggcatctagtacaATGTTCTTATACAACTCCAAAACAGCATTCACAATTTTCTGATTAAATGCTTTCTCCCAGCTCATTTGACTAGTCActtttttcagctttgtgaaacttgCCCTTTTAAAGTACAAGTGTAGATATAATTATACTGGTTTGGacattattctgtttgcacatgacaaatgtaatcaagtcatgatcactggCACCTAAGCAATGATCAATAAGCCCAAGATACtccttaataataaaataaaataaataaaataataaaactcagCTCTTgtctagtgggtttttttttcactaGACGCCAAAGTGTTTGACAAAGGTCagtaacattatccccattttactgatagggaaactgaggcagagagcagggcagtgacttgcccaaggtcacccagcaggccagtgataCAGCCAGGAATCCTTCCCCTCTGGTTTCTACCCCAATACCCCCCCCATTATGTGATTCCCAAGCAATTAATCACCCCAGGAATGTGCTCCCTTCCCCTGAGACCACAACTCACGGCTGACCCCACATGCCCCGAATGGCGTGTGATGCAGAATGTGTCTTGTGGGACAGGGCCCCCTGGGCCCAGGGGACGGAGCCCTGCTGGTTTCTATCCGGCGGGGTGTCTCTGATGCAACACCAGCTGTGACGCCCCCCCCAGTCAGTGCACAGAGCGGATTTGTCTCTGTGCAGCTCCAAAACGTGCCCACTGCTTCGCTTGCTCTCCAGTCAGGATTCCCAGGTGAGGACTCTCGAATCAGAGACACAATCCTGTCATTATCTGGGATAAAGAGGCCATCTGGGTATGAGTTGTCACCTGGGGGTGGGAGACAGGGAACCTTGTGAATAGGAACCGCACACAGGTGTGTCACCGATAAccactgctcccagggcaggAACCCCAGAGCTGAATGCACAACATCCGTCTGCCGAGGGGAGGACATGGGCGAGGACAGCTAGGAAAGGGAATAATGAAGGGAAGGCAacagagcaggggggctgcaggggtctctctctctggatccctAGGATCCTTTCTGGCTCAGTCACTAGCCACGGAGCTGGATGCAGGATTCTCCAagggaggttctctggcctgggtgatTGACGACACCAGACTGGATGGggctaatggtcccttctggcctcaggaCTCTACGTTTACATTTTGTAGCATGGCTCCAGAACTCTCTGGTACTTGGGGGGCGAATCCCCCCAGGCAGAAAGAGGCTGCTCAAAGCCATGACAAACACTGCACATCTCCGGCCAAGACCTGCCTCCGCAGA is a window encoding:
- the LOC119847257 gene encoding snake venom vascular endothelial growth factor toxin ICPP-like isoform X1 → MGQGSRWLLAAALLCWGARCQVAPALGQMAAVVPFEEVWSRSYCRALETLVDVLGEFPQEAEHVFKPSCVPLRRCAGCCGDEDLECVAVETRPVAMQVVRLSPIQGKSQQEEMRFTEHSRCACRPRRKRLKSERDSKRGARRRPREPGPVPLPTPLWQPPLQREPRS
- the LOC119847257 gene encoding vascular endothelial growth factor A-like isoform X2; translation: MAAVVPFEEVWSRSYCRALETLVDVLGEFPQEAEHVFKPSCVPLRRCAGCCGDEDLECVAVETRPVAMQVVRLSPIQGKSQQEEMRFTEHSRCACRPRRKRLKSERDSKRGARRRPREPGPVPLPTPLWQPPLQREPRS